Part of the Salmo trutta chromosome 5, fSalTru1.1, whole genome shotgun sequence genome is shown below.
AGCTAGGTTTTGCTACAGACTATATCAATgagcgttagcattctagctaacaactgctACATCTAAAACagttattttgcaaagatcacaaccaaatataatcttagcgactgtccaaacaacaataaaaacataATTGTAAGCACATGAGAACCCAATAAAGTTATTTTGTTTAGAAGCAATAAAAAAGGAAATCTAGGCGATGTTGAATGGGCACAAATGGCGATGGCTTTCTTACTGCTGCCAAGAGTCGCGCGGATCTGTGCGTGACGTCAGTGTGTCGTGTACTGGAAAAGGGTCTATAGGGCAATTTGTTtttgtgacctgaccaggaaaataCCTAGGTCCTAGTTGACCTGACCAGGAGAATACCTAGGTCCTAGTTGACCTGACCAGGAGAATAACTAGGTCCTAGTTGACCTGACCAGGAGAATACCTAGGTCCTAGTTGACCTGACCAGGAGAATACCTAGGTCCTAGTTGACCTGACCAGGAGAATACCTAGGTCCTAGTTGACCTGACCAGGAGAATATCTGGGTCCTAGTTCACCTGACCAGGAGAAGGCCTGACTCCTAGTTGACCTGATGAGGAGAATATCTGGGTCCTAGTTGTACCTGCGTTTGGAGATGTAGAATGGGAGGCTGGCTCCGATGGTAAGGACCCAGACACCGAGGCAGACCAGTGGGGCTTTCTTTCGGCCCTCCCGAATCCGGCAAGACATGGGGTAACACACGGCTACACAACGGTCGAAACACATGCAGGTGAGGAGAAAGATGCTGCCATACATGTTGACCAGCAGAACCAGGCCCACCCCTGGAATAAATACATGAATTTATAAATTAATGAATGCATGAGTGGAGGAAAATAAAACCTTTACTGCCATATGGGAATTTGTTTTACACATCATAAGAAAAGCAATTAAAATGATCTTTATAAAAAAACAGGACACGGACGGACAAAACAGAGAGTGCAACATATAACATTCAAGTACAAAAATCCTAGATTGTATATTCACTCAATGTCATGATAaacatgtttggcttgacaatgacattaatgagttggcatgatagcacaaacagatattGTGACTAAGCTAACATAACAGCAAAGAATCAACATTTATCTTCACACAGGACCTGAGGTAACCTGGACAAGCCTTTACCTTCACACGGGACCTGAGGTAACCTGGACAAGCATTTACCTTCACACGGATCCTGAGGTAACCTGGACAAGCGTTTATCTTCACACGGGACCTGAGGTAACCTGGACAAGCGTTTACCTTCACACGGATCCTGAGGTAACCTGGACAAGCGTTTATCTTCACACGGGACCTGAGGTAACCTGGACAAGCCTTTACCTTCACACGGAACCTGAGGTAACCTGGACAAGCCTTTACCTTCACACGGAACCTGAGGTAACCTGGACAAGCGTTTACCTTCACACGGAACCTGAGGTAACCTGGACAAGCGTTTATCTTCACACGTAACCTGAGGTAACCTGGACAAGCGTTTACCTTCACACGGAACCTGAGGTAACCTGGACAAGCGTTTACCTTCACACGGAACCTGAGGTAACCTGGACAAGCCTTTACCTTCACACGGAACCTGAGGTAACCTGGACAAAGCCTTTACCTTCACACGGGACCTGAGGTAACCTGGACAAAGCCTATACCTTCACACGGGACCTGTGGTAACCTGGACAAAGCCTATACCTTCAAACAGGAGCTGATGAAATCTGGACAAGCCTATACCTTCACAAAGGACCTGTGGTAACCTAAACAGGCCTTTACTTTAACACAGGACCTGAGGTAACTGAGGTAACGCAGACCAGCCTTTACCTTCACACAAGACCTGATGTAACTCAGACAAGCGTTTACCTTCACACATGGCCTGAGGTAACTGAGGTAACTCAGACAAGCCTTTACCTTCACAAAGGACCTGAAGTAACTGAGGTAACTCAGACAAGCCTTTACCTTCACAAAGGACCTGATGTAACCTAGACTAGCGTTTACCTTCACACAGGACCTGAGGTAACTGAGGTAACCCAGACATCCCCAGATGGTAGTAGATCCTCAGGGGCAGAGTGAGGACCAGGAGGAGGTCTGCGATGGCCAGGTTGGTCATGTAGACGGTGGTGTGAGACCGAGACTTGGTGTAGCGGAAGAACACCACTAGTGCTGTGAGGAATAAGAAAATGGACGTATTACGCTTAAATTGCAACTTATTGCCAAGTGAGTTATGGCCTgttaaaaaatatacatatacgTGTTTGATCTTGGCTccaaacacattttcattgataTAGGCAAGAAGATGATAACGTAAGAACATTCTCTCCCTATACCTGTGAGGTTGAGGATGAGGCCAACCACGAAGACCATGGAGTAGACCCCAACAAAGAGCAGGTTACTCTGGGGCTCTGTGCAGTTATGAGGGGTGCTGATGCTCATGGCTACTATTTTTGTTGTTtctgaggagagggatggaaagagagggggagagagagagagagagagagatggagggagggagggagggagaggcagggagggatggaaagacagggagagagagagacagagagaggcagggagggatggaaagagagggagagagagacacggatggaaagagagagagagagagagagagagagagagagagagagagagagagagagagagggacggacggacggacggacggatggaaagagagagagggagagagagggggagggacagatggaaagagagggagagagagagtgcaggcgGGAAAGAGAGTGATTAGCAGGCTATAGAATTGATACAGGATTGTGGCTAATATGATGCAATAGGACCAGGAGTATTTCCTGACCATGTTTCCTGAGCAGGAACAACTCTGGACCCTGTAGTTGTCCCCTATGCTTTAGGGCATCCTCTCTGGACCCTATATTTGTACCCTATACATTAGGGCATCCTCTCTGGACTCTATAGTTGTCCCCTATACTTTAGGGCATCCTCTCTGGACCCTATAGTTGTCCCCTATACATTAGGGCATCCTCTCTGGACTCTATAGTTGTCCCCTATACTTTAGGGCATCCTCTCTGGACCCTATAGTTGTCCCCTATACATTAGGGCATCCTCTCTGGACTCTATAGTTGTCCCCTATACGTTAGGGCATCCTctctacagctcagcattcaaaaccatagtaccctccaggcttatcattaagcttgaggcgctgggcctcaaccccaccctgtgaaattgggtcctggacttctggaagggctgcccccaggtggtaaaggtaggaaacaacatctccacttcgctgatgctcagcactggggccccacaaggctgTGTACTTAGCCCCCCCGTACTCccagttcacccacgactgcgtggccatgcacgcctccaactcaatcatcaagtttgcagacaacacaacagtagtaggcttgattaccaacaacgacgagacggcctacagggaagaggtgagggccctcagagtgtggtgtcaggaaaacaacctctcactcaatgtcaacaagcaggtgtttattgtaaaggaccacaggaggaggcaggtagctgggtccagagacaggcagaaggtcatacacagggggtccaaaaaggcaacagtaccgGCAGGGGaaaggctagtaacgtcgtccgggagatcaggcaataggttgataacaggaaatcttATAAAGTataggcagggaataggcaaaaggcgttgttagtgaggcaggccaaaactacACCGGAGGATTAAATTACGGGAGAAACAGAGCTCTGAGTGTGTCACAAAataaacaatacctcacaataatggggtgcaaagaactgaactaaatagtgtgtgataatgacatacaggtatGTGAAGAGGTGATCGGAATTCAGGTGATTGAGATCTGGatagtgagctgcgttcaggggatctatgtgtttgagagtgtgagctggaagcagacgttacactcTCTCCATTGCTCTCTTCTTCATCTCTTTGTCACACACTTGCAAAACACCTTTTCCTGTCGTGATCTGTATTGTAACATTCCTCTCTAGTTATTGTGACATAGCCACCATTTCCCTAACCGTCCGTCTGTGTATTTTTAGCCTGTCTTAGTGGTATCCCCTGGTCGACACTACACAAAGactgcaaatggcaccctattttgtTTGGGCTTTGCTCAAACGTAGTTCACAATAAGAGGAACAAGCATTTTAtggtaaccatttcactgtaaggtctacacctgttgtattcagcgcatgtgacaaatacaatttgatatgatttgatttgaatagggtTACTATTCCATTTTGGGGGTTTCTCCATGGGTTGTTTACAGgaaatagagttccatttgggagGCTGGGATGCACCACCATTATCACTGTTGTCGTCTTATGCATGCAAAGAGGGTAAAACTGCTGATGAATTAAGGAAGTTGAACAGCCAGTCGGTGAGGGAGGAAGTTATTTTTAACGCTACAGAGATTTGTGTCTGATGGACCCTGTTTATGTACAAGAACCTCTATCAATATTTACAGATCAATACTGTTTCAGTTTCAGATGCTTATTTTGCCTTcaccaaagaggaacaagaagaCATTTTGTCCACTTTCATTCTGACTTCAGTGAAAGCTAAATAAATGACTTCATTGACGTCTCTATGGAAACTGTAAACCTACTTTTCCCCAGTTAAAGCAGAAGCAGACACATGGCATTGCAGAACAGTTGAGAAATTAACATAACGTTACGTGTATATTTCTTGCATTTGCATTCACGTATTTTCTACGAGAGAGAGTAAAACAATAACTTTTTATGAAGCCTTTTTACTACTCCCtccattttctctttctctcaataaCAGTAGTCACAACACAATTACACACACGGGTGACCAAGTTATCCTGTTACCCTGTCTGTTATTGGTGTTTGTTATGAAGCGTCCTCAATGTTTGGAAGGATACAGTTACAGTACCAGTGTGAAGTGAATAGGATGTTGGTATGGTACACACATAGACTAGAGTAATACACTGTGGGATTTTCTGAGAAACACTCACCCGTTTGATGCTTATCAGTGGAATATTTTGATTGTGATGGTCTTGAGTTCCAAATACAGTGCCTTTGTCAGGTAATGAAAGAGTGAGAGATGATGAGaaccctcgctctctcttcttgttctctctctctctctctttctctgtctgtctgtctctctctctctctctctttctctgtctgtctctctctctctctgtctctctctctctctctctctctctctctcattttctttatgtttcttcctcttcttgttttctctctctgttttaccCCTTCTATTTTTTTCTATATATTGCaactctttctcttctctcactctatccATATCTGTGTTAGTGAatgtgtatctctctgtctgtgacaTGACTGAGTGTTTCTTTTCTGCATTTATGGGGGAAGCTCTTaatttattcacacacacacgcacacactctgtAACAGTCCGTATAAAAGGTCTGCCCTGACACTGCCAGAAAAAGCCACTGACTTTTACGTGActggaaagagaaggagagggcatTTAAATTCACATGACAAGGCTGCTGTTAATCATGACATAGCTATAATTATAATTTGGTTTGAGAAAAACAACGTTTTTAAATCTATAAATTATTTTAGTCTACATGCGATTAGAACATTATCCGtatgaaaatattttttatatatattattgaTGCCAACATTTCGAAAATATTCGACCAAACCAGGAGAACCATTTTCTACAATGTAACAAATAACGGTCACAACGTACTTACTTACCACTAACAGCGATCAAGAATTGTATACCTCAATGCACCAGCCTTTGGTACGGACCTCGTGGCGCAACGGTAGCGCGTCTGACTCCAGATCagaaggttgcgtgttcaaatcaCGTCGGGGTCAAAATGTTTTCCCCAAGTTATCTTTCTCTTATAAACCGTATGGAATACTATCGGATAATTTTTTCAATGCAATGCTGTGATTACGTAATGAAAGGTGATAAAACATATATGTTCTATTGAATTAACTCCATCTGTGAGCATGTAATCGCTTAACAATTTGGCCCATACTATTGAGTTTAAAACAATTAGAATTTaaccaaatcaaaatgtattcatCACttgcacaggatacagcaagcAGGTGTAAattgtacagtgaaatgcttgggaGGAGCTAGCAAATCAGGCACCTTCTCCATCAGCACCATCTTGTATGTCAGGACATGTGTCAAAAAACAAGTCCACAACAATGTGTTTTTATAAGTCTGTAAATATGTATCGTCAATTAGTGTAATATTGTGGAGTGACATTTCATAAACATGTCTAACTCTTATTCTACTAGAACAAAGTCCCTCGCTCTATGGACCTTGAGTTTGTCTACTAGACCAACCGTCATAAAGGCAGATGTATTGATCTTGTGTCAGAAACACGTTTCTCCATGGGTTGTTTACAGTATATAGGCTTAGACATACTAGAACAGACAAAGTCCCTGCTCTGTGGATCTTGGATTGCACACAGTGTCATAAATAGTTTCGTTtttaggatccccattatctgTTGTAAATGCAGCAGCTACTCCAAAAGATAGATATATCTGTGCGTCTATCTCTCTAGGTAGCCAACACCCAATTTGGCGGGACAATGGAAACTGCTGGAGATGTTTCATGTATAGAACATGGATAAATGACAGGTATGCAGTATCTGTGTATTAATCAGAATGCTGGGGTCAATCACCATAGCTACTAATAAGAAGTAAGCTAGTGCTATGGCTGGGGGATTCCCTGTGTTTTTCATCTGcttgtctgtgagtgtgtgttagtgtgtgcatGAGTACGCGACTGGCAGGAGTAGgcttgtgtgtatgagtgtgtgtgtgtgtgtttgtgtgtcaggtgtatgtaacatattgttcAATTACAATTTAGCCTTCAAATATTTTCATGAGAAAATAATAACTAGGACATAAAGAAGTTGAAGAAACATTTTTCAGCCTTtattacaaaataaaacaaattaaatcTGCATAGAATTAAATTAAAACATGAGAAACACAATTTACAGAAGATGCAAATGTCACACCAATATAAACATGACTATAGGCCACGTATTAAAGTCACTGCTGTGTTTACTAGGCTACACTAAGCAGTCTATGTATATCATAAATACTCCAGGCCCCAGAGCAAAGATAAAGTAAATATAATCACTCTTCAAATAACCATTCATTCCTCTTGCTGTCAGTTCTTTACGGTCCTCAAGTGGTCGTGGTTGAAAAATGGTCACAGTCGATGGTCATCATTGATCATCACGCTTCCTACTGGCAGGAGATAAAGGTCAAAGGTTAGGTGAACACTTTCTTTCttactccctcccccttccccttctcttctccccccccccccatccccccttgcccctctctcacctcctttCCGCCACAGGTACCACAGATGCATCCAAACAGTCCGTTGACCATCTGTATTACGCACAGCACCAGTTCCACACTAGCAGCCACAAGTAGAGTGGCGAACAGGCCGAGGTTAAACTCCACAACACCCTTTGGCTCTAGACAAGTATTCCAGAGTTCACTTTCACCCAGGTAACTGCCGTTGCTGCAACGATGAACATTCAAGCGATCATTCAATCAATCAAGCAATCAATTGTATTGATCTTTTTACATTGGCAGGCATCATAAAGTTATTTACAGTAGCTCAGTAAAGTATCCAAAGAGATAGAAATAAGAATAGTTGTGTTATCATTCAAAATATAAAAAGACATACTTGTTCATGAAGGGCCTCCCCCAACTTGCAACTTTGTCACCTGGAGCCTTGAATAAGCAGACAGGCCCGTTGGCCAGGACCAGGGCAGCCGTAGCCAAACTGTACAGTGCTCCAACAACCCCAGCAGCAGCAAACCCAATGGACAGGAACATCTGAAGAGAAGCGACACacacaggggtcagaggttagggaggaggtcaggggaagagaagggagattTTATAGCAAATGTTAGCTTTTTTGTGTATTTACCACATGGAAAATAGGTTTTGTTCTTAATTAGGCTTCTACAAACTCGTTTTAAATACGGGATGGCAAATAAATCTAATCCAAGGCTGGTGTGTTTTTGAGCCATGAGTTTCTGCTTGATTGATTCCTCGAATAATCTAACACTTTTTACAAACTGATTTCACTGGGAAATTAGACTGACCATAATGTAACTGAGTGTTACATTGTGGGCCAACATCAGACAGAACCATAAACGGACAGTTTATTATTTCCTGACATTACACATGTTTCACAGGTAGGGGGTGGTGAAGTCGAGGTGTTTTTCCTTATTGCACTGTTGTGATGAATTTATAATACACAAGCTGTCATTGGCCCACCCATATGACCAAACCTAATATTGTGTGCTGCAGTAGGGAGACTGACACAGGTTTAGATATTTACTCATCCCTTTAATGCAGTGGttcaggaccaggattgagaaccattGCTttcatggttaaggttaggattgggggggggggttaatctGATCCTAGGTCTGGTGTTTGACTTACCCCACAGCGGTTGGCACAGCAACCATTACTGCTGGTCAGGTGGATGTGGATGGCTGGGATAaggcactgagagagagagagagagagagagagagagagagagagagagagagagagagagagagagagagagagagagagagagagagagagagagagagagagagagagagagagagagagagagagagagagagagagagagagagagagagagagagagagagcgacagagagagagagagagagagagagagagagagaaagagagagagagagagagagagagagagaaaacacacacacacacacacacttcttcacAACTGTTTTGTCATGGAGTAGCATATTGAGGCAGCTTATTTCGGACGTATAGATCCATTCTATAGAACCAGCATGTCTAAACCAagattggggtcaattccatttctatTCAGTCAGTATTGTTTTTCAATAAGAAACTTTGGAGTTGAAAAATGGAACTGACGTAAACACTGGTCTTCTAAACCAATCATGTTACATAATGTTCAAAATTAAACCAATCATGTCACATAATGCTCAAAATTCAAATAATCATATCATAATATGGTCCAaattaaactaatcatgtcaGGTAATCGTCAGAATGAAACCAATCATGTTACCTAATGGCCAAAATTAAACTCACCATGAGTCCGCCGCCGATGAACCCTCCCATATATTTAATCTCCTCTGTGATCCGGTCTCCATTCCCATCTCTGTCTTCCTGAGCGTACTTCGTCGACCAGTCAGGGAAGAACGCGATGATGTTGCAGATGATTGAGACCCCCGCCAGGATATAGAGCGGGATCGCAATGACCTTAGAGCACTTTCCTGTACACATGTCGCTGGTTGTACGCTTTCTTCAACGTTGAAAAACTCAAGAATGTTGCGTAGATAATTCAAGAATCTAATTTGGTGTCCTCGTAGAAAGAGATAATGAGAAGAATTCAGAAGTTGAAAAGAATTTCCAGACTACTCCTCCTTCGCTCTCTTCTCAGCCCAGGTCCAGCGTGGCTCTAGTGATGGATGCGAAGCTGCTTAAATCCTGAGGTGAAGGGAAGCTTGGTAGAGGAGGGGTTAGTTAGGCGATAAGACTGGCTCCACACCCCAGTGATTACATCACCTTTAGTTGGCCTGAGCGTTGAGTCATAAAACTGGGTTCTTTCGTCCACTTTGTATTTAACCGCCATTTATCAAGGAAGTCCTGTTgaggtcagaagacctctttTACGAGGGAGCTCAATAACTAGCTCATGTATAGAGTTAGCCGTATTAAAACAAAGCCGCTCTATGtaggccggcaggtagcctagtgtttgagaacattatttatttaatttaacctttattttactaggcaagtcggctaagaacaaattcaaatttacaatgacggcctaccaaaaggcaaaaggccccTCCACAcgtctctgattcagaggggttgggttaaatgtggaagacacatttcagttgaaggcattcagttgtacaattgactaggtatccccctttcccttcctttcatgcagggacgggggctgggattagaaataaaaatataggacaaaacacacatcacgacaagagagacaccacaacacaacataaagagagacctaagacaacaacatagcatggcagcaacacaacatggcagcagcacaacatggtagcaaaatatggtacaaacattattgggcacggacaacagcacaaagggcaagaaggtagagataaCAATATTAGccaagtaactgaaaggtcattGGTTTGAATCCCCTAGCTTAAAGGGATGTAAAGGTATCTTGGGTGAGAGagaaactggagagagagaaacagggttgGGTTGCTTCATAGATTGTCTCCTCCACGTAGATGTATTAGAGCAGACTCTGTGGTTGGTACAGTCATAAATGAATATCTATCTATTGCTCTGGGTAGCTTACACCCAATAGGGTAGGACAATGGAAACTGTTGGTGTCGAATTTCGATGTGGCACAGAGTTCCAATGTGAAAACGGTCAATAAATTGAACATTCCAAATGGCAAATTAGATATGGATGCTTGTATTGGCTACGGCACCCAACTTTTCTCATCTGGAACATTCACTGCTGTTCCACTCATTTCCAATTCACTGCTGATCTATCCATTGGTCGAAATGTTCCTGCTGAAGTTGCACATGTTAGGTGGCTAATCACTTTTAGTGGTTCAATTTGTTCAAACCTCCATAAACTTGGTAATGTCACATTTTCAACCCTGTGACATGTTCTGGAATCTGAACAGTGATAGTAATGCTCCGTTTATTACTTCAATTTGATTTCCATTTTGTCCAATGGGTAACCTTTACCTGAATATACTCCAGAGCGTTGCTGTGGTTTTAGAGTAtgtgtaacaccctggccatagagagggttttttttgttctttattttggttaggccagggtgttacattgggtgggcgttctatgttcatttctctatgttttgtatttctttgttttgggccgtgtgtggctcccaatcaggcacagctgaaactcgttgttgctgattgggagtcacacataaggagcatgtttttcctttgggttttgtgggtaattgtttctgttagtgttttgcacctgacaggactgtttggctgtcagttttcttgtttttttgtatagtgttcacgttgtgtGTATTAAATtctcatgatgaacactaactccgctgcaccttggtcttcttccgacgacggccgttacagtatGCAGTATCTGTGTATTCATCAGAATACCATGGTCCATCACCATAGCTACTGATAAGCGGTAATCTAGTACTGGgggaggtgtgtgggtgtgtgtttcatCTGAGTATCTGTGAGATGTATAATGTGATGTGACAATCTGTGTGTCCTTGacagatgtatgtgtgtgtgtgtgtgtgtgtgtgatctctggACCCTATCTCCTGCTGTATTGCAGCT
Proteins encoded:
- the LOC115194611 gene encoding transmembrane 4 L6 family member 1 isoform X1, with protein sequence MCTGKCSKVIAIPLYILAGVSIICNIIAFFPDWSTKYAQEDRDGNGDRITEEIKYMGGFIGGGLMCLIPAIHIHLTSSNGCCANRCGMFLSIGFAAAGVVGALYSLATAALVLANGPVCLFKAPGDKVASWGRPFMNNNGSYLGESELWNTCLEPKGVVEFNLGLFATLLVAASVELVLCVIQMVNGLFGCICGTCGGKEEA
- the LOC115194611 gene encoding transmembrane 4 L6 family member 1 isoform X2, whose translation is MCTGKCSKVIAIPLYILAGVSIICNIIAFFPDWSTKYAQEDRDGNGDRITEEIKYMGGFIGGGLMCLIPAIHIHLTSSNGCCANRCGMFLSIGFAAAGVVGALYSLATAALVLANGPVCLFKAPGDKVASWGRPFMNNNGSYLGESELWNTCLEPKGVVEFNLGLFATLLVAASVELVLCVIQMVNGLFGCICGTCGGKE